One stretch of Geoalkalibacter ferrihydriticus DSM 17813 DNA includes these proteins:
- a CDS encoding GerMN domain-containing protein, translating into MKFGTFMIAVLVVFFLALGCQRQEAPTARVVASEAYRAHFGEPPTVAEGVCYALVGFYPLAEDPTKLRPVPHFTFATQGRPQMVLGQVMHGPEAFGMETSLLNPFPEEAVLREVAVSDGLAIAHFSAELMQMRSDLQQAMLASIGQTLLQFEEIERVRVMVAGQVPALLPEGDISLAGTEVVDPGPPIVLQALLHEDSDAIPGEMLVFFDRPVEVKAFQMEYPRGEPVRGDYFTSVFDMAVVVHPVEPGHIRAGDEVYLSWQIVDGKGREAQGEGFWPLALLSHD; encoded by the coding sequence ATGAAGTTCGGCACGTTCATGATTGCGGTGCTGGTTGTCTTTTTTCTGGCTCTTGGCTGCCAGCGCCAGGAGGCACCCACCGCGCGGGTCGTGGCCAGCGAAGCTTATCGCGCGCATTTTGGTGAGCCGCCCACGGTTGCCGAAGGCGTGTGCTATGCGCTGGTCGGGTTTTATCCCTTGGCCGAAGATCCGACGAAGTTAAGGCCTGTGCCGCATTTCACCTTTGCGACCCAGGGACGGCCGCAAATGGTGCTGGGGCAGGTCATGCATGGACCGGAGGCTTTCGGCATGGAGACCTCACTGCTCAATCCCTTCCCCGAAGAGGCCGTCCTGCGCGAGGTCGCGGTGAGCGACGGGCTGGCGATAGCTCATTTTTCCGCTGAATTGATGCAGATGCGATCCGATTTGCAACAGGCCATGCTGGCCTCCATCGGCCAAACTCTGCTGCAATTCGAAGAGATAGAGCGGGTCAGGGTGATGGTGGCTGGACAGGTGCCGGCCCTTTTGCCCGAAGGCGATATTTCGCTGGCGGGAACCGAGGTTGTGGACCCCGGTCCGCCGATTGTCCTGCAGGCCTTGCTGCACGAGGATTCCGACGCGATTCCCGGGGAAATGCTGGTCTTTTTTGATCGCCCCGTTGAGGTCAAGGCATTTCAGATGGAGTATCCGCGGGGCGAGCCTGTTCGGGGAGACTACTTCACCTCGGTATTCGACATGGCCGTGGTGGTACACCCTGTCGAGCCCGGGCACATTCGCGCCGGCGACGAGGTTTACCTGAGTTGGCAGATCGTCGACGGCAAGGGGCGCGAGGCACAGGGCGAAGGTTTCTGGCCCCTGGCGCTTCTCTCGCACGATTGA
- a CDS encoding aminotransferase class I/II-fold pyridoxal phosphate-dependent enzyme: MNPLAAELNEMLVQHNSNVLESLSDLGKNLFFPKGILTQSAEAKEKAHKFNATIGIATEKGGPMYLPCIHEKLSAFEPKDIYPYAPPAGRLDLRNLWRDKMLAENPSLQGKHISLPIVTNALTHGLSIVADLFMDPGDHLILPDMLWGNYNLTFATRRGAIIKKYPTFTVAGGFDVDAFKAVLRNSAEEKGKAVVLLNFPNNPSGYTPTVAEGDAIIEAIFEVAESGCKIVAVTDDAYFGLFFEDSMTESLFGKLANRHPRVLAVKLDGATKEEYVWGFRIGFITFADGHEYENAPVITALEKKTLGIIRATISNCPHPSQTFVVEALKSPKFQKQKEEKYKVMKGRALKVKKVLNSGKFDKAWDYYPFNSGYFMCLKLKNVDAENLRVHLLDKYGVGTISIGKTDLRIAFSCIEEKDIPELFDIIYQAVQDLT; the protein is encoded by the coding sequence ATGAATCCACTGGCCGCCGAACTCAATGAAATGCTTGTGCAGCACAACTCCAATGTTCTTGAATCCCTTTCGGATCTCGGGAAAAACCTGTTTTTCCCCAAGGGGATTTTGACCCAGTCGGCCGAAGCGAAGGAAAAAGCGCACAAGTTCAACGCCACCATCGGGATCGCCACGGAAAAGGGCGGACCCATGTATCTGCCGTGCATTCACGAAAAACTCTCCGCTTTCGAGCCCAAGGATATCTACCCCTATGCGCCACCGGCCGGGCGCCTGGACCTGCGAAACCTCTGGCGCGACAAGATGCTGGCAGAAAACCCCAGCCTTCAGGGCAAACACATCAGCCTGCCCATCGTCACCAACGCTTTGACCCATGGTCTTTCCATTGTCGCAGACTTGTTCATGGATCCGGGCGACCATCTGATTCTTCCCGACATGCTGTGGGGCAACTATAATCTGACCTTTGCCACTCGGCGTGGCGCCATCATCAAGAAGTATCCGACCTTTACCGTCGCGGGCGGATTCGATGTCGATGCCTTCAAAGCTGTGCTGAGAAATTCGGCTGAAGAGAAGGGCAAGGCGGTGGTGTTGCTCAACTTCCCCAACAATCCCAGCGGCTACACGCCGACGGTTGCCGAGGGTGATGCCATCATCGAGGCGATTTTTGAGGTGGCCGAGAGCGGCTGCAAGATCGTTGCGGTCACCGATGACGCTTATTTCGGTCTGTTTTTCGAGGATTCCATGACCGAGTCGCTGTTTGGCAAACTGGCTAACCGGCACCCGCGCGTGCTGGCGGTCAAACTCGACGGCGCGACCAAGGAAGAGTATGTCTGGGGTTTTCGCATTGGATTTATCACGTTCGCCGATGGACATGAGTACGAAAACGCCCCGGTGATTACCGCTCTGGAAAAGAAAACTCTGGGCATCATCCGCGCCACCATTTCCAACTGTCCGCATCCTTCGCAAACCTTCGTGGTCGAGGCGCTCAAGTCGCCCAAATTCCAGAAGCAGAAGGAAGAAAAATACAAGGTCATGAAGGGCCGCGCGCTTAAGGTCAAAAAGGTGCTCAACAGCGGCAAGTTCGACAAGGCCTGGGATTACTATCCTTTCAACTCGGGCTATTTCATGTGCCTCAAGCTCAAGAACGTCGATGCCGAAAATTTGCGTGTGCATCTGCTCGACAAATACGGCGTGGGCACTATCTCCATCGGCAAGACCGATCTGCGGATCGCCTTCTCGTGTATCGAAGAGAAAGATATTCCGGAATTGTTCGACATCATTTACCAGGCGGTTCAGGATTTAACCTGA
- a CDS encoding CCA tRNA nucleotidyltransferase — protein sequence MKNLKSFLEKDCKIFEFIGFLPEGQACYLVGGAVRDALRGRAIHDYDFASPGDPTSLARAWARQCKGHWFWLDKPRRQSRVVLGRGAQEPTFDFSPFRAADLEGDLRGRDFTVNALAIDMTATDAPELIDPLGGAQDLAQGRLRACAATSFADDPLRVVRAARFAAVHDLYPDRETCSLAQAASSQLVKVAGERIKAELFILFGSAQLLKGLEVLADCAGLTNIFGAATEREQSVAIEETTEFCERLSALDGMQDCLADGVEAGLTRAGLLRLGAFLRAYPIALGLIGLGQRLALARVTTNRLQALALLRPSQISPLPGNNNPSQRQLALWAARLGRDPLDALVFLACQVDATAQLKKLIPHVARAWQSLNLDGRVPPLLGGDWVRRELHVSNGRTVGKLLDALTEAELNGSVTSPESAQEFLKSLSQKED from the coding sequence TTGAAAAACCTCAAGTCGTTTCTTGAAAAAGATTGCAAGATTTTTGAATTTATTGGGTTTCTTCCTGAAGGGCAAGCCTGCTACCTGGTCGGGGGAGCAGTGCGTGATGCTCTGCGCGGGCGCGCGATTCATGATTATGATTTTGCCTCTCCGGGTGATCCGACATCTCTGGCGCGGGCTTGGGCGCGTCAGTGCAAAGGCCACTGGTTCTGGCTTGATAAGCCACGCCGTCAAAGTCGGGTGGTCCTTGGACGTGGTGCCCAAGAGCCGACCTTTGATTTTTCGCCTTTTCGCGCAGCCGATCTGGAGGGTGATCTGCGCGGCCGCGATTTTACGGTCAATGCCCTGGCCATCGACATGACCGCCACAGACGCGCCGGAGCTCATCGATCCCCTGGGGGGCGCGCAGGATCTGGCCCAGGGAAGGCTCAGGGCTTGCGCGGCGACGAGCTTCGCGGATGATCCTCTGCGGGTGGTGCGGGCGGCGCGCTTTGCGGCGGTTCATGACCTTTACCCCGATCGCGAAACCTGCTCTCTGGCCCAGGCCGCGTCATCGCAACTGGTCAAGGTGGCCGGTGAGCGCATCAAGGCTGAACTCTTTATCCTCTTTGGCAGTGCGCAACTCCTGAAGGGTCTAGAGGTCCTGGCCGATTGTGCAGGCCTGACAAATATATTCGGCGCGGCCACGGAGCGGGAGCAGAGCGTTGCCATTGAAGAAACGACTGAATTCTGTGAACGCCTGAGCGCCCTGGACGGCATGCAGGATTGTCTGGCGGACGGCGTGGAAGCGGGGCTGACCCGCGCAGGCCTTCTGCGCCTGGGAGCATTTTTACGTGCTTATCCCATCGCCTTAGGGCTGATTGGGCTGGGCCAACGTTTGGCTCTGGCGCGGGTCACAACCAATCGCTTACAGGCTCTGGCGTTGCTCCGGCCCAGCCAAATTTCACCCCTGCCCGGCAACAACAATCCATCACAGCGGCAACTCGCCCTGTGGGCCGCGCGCCTCGGCCGCGACCCCCTTGATGCCTTGGTGTTTTTAGCCTGCCAAGTCGATGCGACCGCGCAGCTCAAAAAACTTATTCCCCATGTCGCGAGGGCCTGGCAGTCCCTTAATCTCGACGGGCGTGTGCCGCCTCTGCTCGGCGGCGACTGGGTGCGACGCGAACTCCACGTCAGCAACGGCAGGACGGTCGGGAAACTTCTGGATGCTCTTACTGAAGCCGAACTTAACGGCTCCGTCACAAGCCCTGAAAGCGCGCAAGAATTCCTGAAATCCCTGAGCCAAAAAGAAGATTGA
- a CDS encoding TraR/DksA family transcriptional regulator, protein MRDDLVLDEFEKLLEERLATIQSEREAQRKEGAPVELDQTKVGRLSRMDAMQQQAMAQATANRAELETQRIRTALSRLRSGDYGYCVKCEEEIAEGRLRVDPATLICIDCARTAEKK, encoded by the coding sequence ATGCGCGATGATCTGGTTCTGGACGAATTCGAAAAACTTCTGGAGGAGCGCCTCGCCACAATCCAAAGCGAACGCGAAGCCCAGCGCAAAGAAGGGGCACCCGTTGAGCTTGATCAAACCAAGGTCGGGCGTCTTTCGCGTATGGACGCCATGCAACAACAGGCCATGGCTCAAGCTACGGCTAACCGTGCTGAATTGGAAACGCAGCGGATCCGAACCGCTCTGAGCCGTTTGCGCTCAGGAGACTATGGCTACTGCGTTAAATGCGAAGAAGAGATCGCCGAGGGGCGCCTACGGGTTGATCCGGCAACCTTGATCTGTATCGATTGTGCTCGGACCGCAGAGAAAAAATAA
- a CDS encoding AzlD domain-containing protein produces MKFMDYLFLFAGMGLVTYLPRALPLLYFTQRKMPLWLIDWLSLIPAAILSALLAPTLFTDTATRTLSFSKLELLVAIPTLLFALKTRSLGGTVLVGMLLYWLGGMLF; encoded by the coding sequence ATGAAATTCATGGATTACCTGTTTCTCTTCGCCGGCATGGGGCTGGTTACCTACCTGCCCCGCGCCCTGCCCCTGCTCTACTTTACCCAGCGGAAAATGCCACTGTGGCTCATCGACTGGCTCAGCCTGATTCCCGCAGCAATTCTTAGCGCCCTGCTCGCGCCGACCCTTTTTACCGATACCGCGACGCGCACCCTTTCCTTCAGCAAGCTCGAACTGCTGGTGGCGATTCCAACCCTGTTGTTCGCATTAAAAACGCGCAGCCTAGGAGGCACGGTATTGGTGGGCATGCTGCTTTACTGGCTGGGGGGAATGCTTTTTTGA
- a CDS encoding AzlC family ABC transporter permease, whose protein sequence is MIKNSLEYLFQRRVRVMMDEQKKTNVLRQGVAAAWPICLGYFPLGLALGVLAQKAEIPWWAVAMMSVLVFAGSAQFICVAMLAAGASMPAIILTTFFVNLRHVLMSSALAVYLQGVSRRFLALYSYGVTDESFAVNLTRFRAGAWDRWRALIVNHLANSVWILATICGTLVGQFVPPGALGIDYALTAMFICLLVLQLQGAIYLLTAVIAGALAVVWYLTIPGDSYIVGASISAATMGYILKRRLRREP, encoded by the coding sequence ATGATCAAAAATTCTCTTGAATATCTTTTCCAGCGACGAGTGCGGGTTATGATGGACGAGCAGAAAAAAACGAATGTGCTTCGCCAAGGTGTGGCGGCTGCCTGGCCGATCTGCCTGGGCTACTTTCCCCTCGGCCTGGCACTAGGCGTGCTGGCGCAGAAAGCGGAAATTCCCTGGTGGGCGGTAGCCATGATGTCCGTTCTGGTTTTTGCCGGCAGTGCCCAATTCATTTGCGTCGCCATGCTCGCCGCTGGAGCCTCGATGCCGGCCATCATTCTGACGACCTTCTTCGTTAACCTGCGCCATGTACTGATGAGTTCGGCACTGGCGGTCTATCTGCAGGGCGTCAGCCGTCGATTCCTGGCCCTTTATTCCTACGGCGTCACCGACGAGAGCTTCGCCGTGAACCTGACTCGCTTCCGCGCAGGAGCCTGGGATCGCTGGCGGGCCCTGATAGTCAACCACCTGGCCAATTCGGTCTGGATCCTGGCAACGATCTGCGGAACCCTCGTCGGGCAATTTGTCCCGCCCGGCGCTCTGGGTATCGACTATGCCCTGACCGCAATGTTCATCTGCCTACTGGTTCTTCAGTTGCAGGGTGCCATCTACCTTCTTACCGCCGTGATCGCCGGCGCGCTGGCCGTTGTCTGGTACCTGACGATTCCCGGTGACTCCTACATTGTCGGCGCCTCGATAAGTGCCGCGACAATGGGCTACATTCTTAAGCGGCGACTGCGGAGGGAACCATGA
- a CDS encoding LbtU family siderophore porin produces MVAIIVAVALVPTMAVAQPTHDATRSEIENLKKRIAALEKDEVELDEPFSLWALGKRIDFGGLLELEGSWHKSEGGDESSDLQLATIELYADVAINDNIGGHLSLLWEEGETESMEVDQAVILLRHPYPVWGMHPTFAGGKMYLPFGNFESVFITDPLTLELGETNQTAVVLGVEGDFAVLRVGVFNGEVDTVGDDDSIDSWVASFDIILAEGLSMGVSYLSDLAESDIGLVTDADLYTSSVDGIAFYGTWEMNAFVLQAEYVAALRGFSADVVAAGEDLTGKRPQAWNVELAWLPAERWQLGVKAEGAKDFQDDLQRYGGVVSRGLFRSTVLALEYLYGDSDAEKSHSVMAQLAFQF; encoded by the coding sequence TTGGTCGCGATCATAGTGGCTGTGGCATTGGTGCCGACGATGGCCGTGGCACAGCCGACACATGACGCGACACGCAGTGAGATTGAAAATTTAAAGAAGCGTATTGCAGCTCTGGAAAAAGATGAGGTGGAGCTGGACGAGCCCTTTAGCTTGTGGGCGCTGGGCAAGCGCATCGATTTCGGTGGTTTGCTGGAGTTGGAAGGGTCCTGGCATAAGAGCGAGGGCGGTGACGAGAGTAGCGATCTGCAACTGGCAACTATTGAACTCTATGCCGATGTCGCCATCAACGACAATATCGGCGGACACCTTTCACTGCTGTGGGAGGAGGGTGAAACCGAATCCATGGAGGTCGATCAGGCCGTGATCCTGTTGCGTCATCCCTATCCCGTATGGGGTATGCATCCAACATTTGCAGGGGGGAAAATGTATCTGCCTTTCGGAAATTTCGAAAGCGTCTTCATCACCGATCCCCTGACTCTTGAACTTGGCGAAACCAATCAGACCGCCGTGGTCCTTGGTGTTGAAGGAGATTTTGCGGTCCTGCGCGTCGGGGTGTTTAACGGCGAGGTCGATACCGTCGGCGACGATGACAGTATCGACTCCTGGGTGGCATCGTTTGATATTATCCTGGCGGAGGGGTTGTCCATGGGGGTTTCGTACCTCAGCGATCTGGCCGAAAGCGATATCGGGCTGGTGACGGATGCCGATTTGTATACCTCAAGTGTTGATGGAATCGCGTTTTATGGGACTTGGGAGATGAACGCTTTCGTACTTCAGGCCGAATATGTCGCAGCGCTTAGAGGTTTTTCTGCCGATGTCGTTGCCGCAGGCGAGGATCTGACGGGCAAGCGCCCCCAGGCATGGAATGTTGAGCTGGCCTGGCTGCCTGCGGAGCGCTGGCAGCTGGGGGTCAAGGCAGAAGGCGCCAAGGATTTTCAGGACGATCTCCAGCGTTACGGTGGTGTTGTTTCCCGTGGTCTGTTCCGCAGTACGGTGCTGGCTCTGGAATATCTCTATGGCGACAGCGATGCCGAGAAGAGCCACAGCGTGATGGCTCAGCTCGCTTTTCAGTTCTGA
- a CDS encoding FeoB-associated Cys-rich membrane protein, with product MGLWDSIITLVIVIGAAFYLYRKFSRTRSDSGCGCSGEGGCNQAGSSRDLPHAGCKSDRKR from the coding sequence ATGGGTCTCTGGGACAGCATTATTACCCTCGTCATCGTTATCGGCGCCGCATTCTATCTCTACCGCAAGTTCAGCCGGACTCGCTCCGACAGTGGTTGCGGCTGCTCCGGTGAGGGAGGTTGCAACCAAGCGGGCTCTTCGCGCGATCTCCCCCATGCCGGATGCAAAAGCGACCGGAAGCGTTGA
- the feoB gene encoding ferrous iron transport protein B, with protein MSSTATIAFAGNPNSGKTTLFNTLTGSRQRVGNYPGITVERKEGHFTFENVKVNVIDLPGCYSLSAYSAEELVARKVLVDERPDIVVDIVDATKLERHLYLAVQLFELGVPVMLALNMIDDAKKQGLRIDTGRLSELLGCPVVETVARTGQGKQELTAKALAHAKQRGGTWEPLAVSYGPDIDPALKTMSEKIEAAGFMTNRYPARWVALKYMEADEEIVAAGKEIGGLHDELQTIVAQTREHCRKTLNTVPEAIVADYRYGLINSIMKQDIVTREISQRERVDFSQKLDSVLTNRVLGPSIMIAVLYTMFHITFTVGEIPMGWLEGFFGWLGETATALIPDGMVQSLVVSGVIDGVGGVLGFVPLIIVMFIMISFLEDSGYMARVAYMLDRILRIFGLHGCSAMPFIISGGIAGGCAVPGIMATRTLRSPKEKLATLLTAPFMPCGAKLPVFLLLVAAFFSEHQALVMFSITLFAWAMALLVSKLVRSTIIKGDPTPFIMELPPYRMPTLRGVLTHTWERAWQYIKKAGTIILAVSIILWAALTFPGLPESEEARFEAQRQSVMETVLQEEQRQKLLIEIENAQAQAAVRNSFAGQVGTFFEPVSQWAGFDWRTNIALVGGFAAKEVIVSSFGTAYSLGEIDPEESAPLSARLAADPMWTPYTAIALIVFVLLYAPCFVTVVTMAKESSWRWALFSTVFNTSLGFAIAVLVYQIGSALS; from the coding sequence ATGAGCAGCACAGCGACAATAGCCTTTGCCGGCAATCCCAACTCCGGAAAAACGACACTTTTCAACACTCTCACCGGGTCGCGGCAACGGGTCGGCAACTACCCCGGCATCACGGTGGAGCGCAAGGAAGGCCACTTCACTTTCGAGAACGTCAAGGTCAACGTGATCGACCTGCCGGGGTGCTATTCCCTATCGGCCTACTCCGCGGAAGAACTGGTGGCGCGCAAGGTGCTGGTTGATGAGCGACCCGACATCGTGGTCGATATCGTCGATGCCACCAAACTCGAACGCCACCTCTACCTGGCAGTTCAGCTCTTCGAGTTGGGCGTTCCCGTCATGTTGGCACTTAACATGATCGACGACGCAAAAAAACAGGGACTGCGCATCGACACCGGCCGCCTGAGTGAGCTACTCGGCTGTCCGGTGGTCGAAACCGTTGCCCGCACCGGCCAGGGCAAGCAGGAGCTGACCGCTAAGGCCCTCGCCCACGCCAAACAGCGTGGCGGCACCTGGGAGCCACTGGCCGTCTCCTACGGCCCCGACATCGATCCGGCTCTCAAGACCATGAGCGAAAAAATCGAGGCCGCAGGATTCATGACCAATCGCTATCCGGCTCGCTGGGTGGCCCTGAAGTACATGGAAGCCGATGAGGAGATCGTCGCGGCCGGAAAAGAGATCGGCGGGCTCCACGACGAGCTGCAGACGATCGTCGCACAAACCCGCGAGCATTGCCGCAAGACGCTGAACACGGTGCCCGAGGCGATCGTCGCCGACTACCGCTACGGCCTGATCAACTCGATCATGAAGCAGGATATCGTCACCAGGGAGATCTCTCAGCGAGAACGCGTCGACTTCAGCCAGAAGCTCGACAGCGTCCTGACCAATCGCGTTCTCGGCCCCTCGATCATGATCGCCGTGCTCTACACCATGTTCCACATCACCTTTACCGTCGGTGAAATTCCCATGGGCTGGCTGGAGGGCTTTTTCGGCTGGCTCGGCGAGACGGCAACGGCCCTTATTCCCGATGGCATGGTGCAGTCGCTGGTGGTCTCGGGCGTCATCGACGGCGTCGGCGGCGTTCTCGGTTTCGTGCCCCTGATCATCGTCATGTTTATCATGATTTCCTTTCTCGAAGACTCAGGCTACATGGCCCGCGTCGCCTACATGCTCGACCGAATCTTGCGGATTTTCGGCCTGCACGGCTGTTCGGCCATGCCATTTATTATTTCCGGGGGCATCGCCGGCGGCTGTGCCGTCCCCGGCATCATGGCAACACGCACCCTGCGCAGCCCCAAAGAGAAGCTGGCCACCCTGCTGACGGCCCCCTTCATGCCCTGTGGCGCCAAGCTGCCGGTGTTTTTGCTGCTGGTGGCGGCCTTCTTCTCTGAACACCAGGCCCTCGTCATGTTCTCCATCACCCTGTTCGCCTGGGCCATGGCCCTGCTCGTTTCCAAGCTGGTGCGCTCGACCATTATCAAGGGCGATCCGACACCCTTTATCATGGAGTTGCCTCCCTACCGCATGCCGACTCTGCGTGGCGTCCTGACCCATACCTGGGAGCGGGCCTGGCAGTATATCAAGAAAGCCGGTACGATTATTCTGGCCGTTTCGATCATCCTGTGGGCTGCTTTGACCTTTCCGGGGCTGCCGGAAAGCGAAGAGGCCCGCTTCGAAGCACAACGCCAGAGCGTCATGGAAACCGTTCTGCAGGAAGAGCAGCGGCAGAAACTGTTAATCGAGATTGAAAATGCGCAGGCCCAGGCGGCTGTCCGCAACAGCTTCGCCGGTCAGGTCGGCACCTTTTTCGAACCGGTCAGCCAATGGGCCGGATTCGACTGGCGCACCAATATCGCCCTGGTCGGGGGCTTTGCCGCCAAGGAAGTCATCGTATCGAGCTTCGGCACGGCTTACTCCCTCGGCGAAATCGATCCCGAAGAATCAGCGCCTCTGTCAGCCAGGCTCGCGGCCGACCCGATGTGGACACCGTACACGGCCATTGCGTTGATTGTCTTCGTGCTCCTCTATGCGCCTTGTTTTGTGACAGTGGTAACCATGGCTAAAGAGTCCTCCTGGCGCTGGGCGCTGTTTTCGACCGTGTTTAATACTTCTCTCGGGTTTGCCATTGCGGTTCTGGTCTATCAGATCGGCAGTGCTCTGAGCTGA
- a CDS encoding FeoA family protein, protein MTHSLRRLAVNERARITSVTAGGEIGRRLRDMGLTPGTIVQVIGRAPLRDPVALRLRDFTLTLRNNEADVIMIEKLEE, encoded by the coding sequence ATGACTCACTCCTTGCGACGGCTTGCCGTCAATGAACGGGCGCGGATTACCTCGGTTACGGCCGGTGGAGAAATCGGCCGACGTCTGCGCGACATGGGACTGACTCCCGGCACCATCGTACAGGTCATCGGCCGTGCACCGCTCAGGGATCCCGTGGCTCTGCGACTGCGCGATTTCACGCTGACCCTGCGCAACAACGAAGCCGACGTCATCATGATCGAAAAGCTGGAGGAGTAG
- a CDS encoding cation:proton antiporter, whose product MSYSAQRLISYGEFDVFSIDLYDIGLLLAGLIIFIASLLPGLVSEKRLITVPIFYMGLGVLVFILPWAPLLPDLVDDVAWLKRVAELGVILSLTSAGLKLNSPFAWASWRISWRLLVLTMPLTVAASAWLGWWAAGLLPASAILLGAVISPTDPVLAGDVEVRAPDEPQGPKTRLVLNTEAGIHNEPERSKTRLALTTEAGINDSLAFPFTNLAIAVALVGLAPSGWVAGWLAVDVFYKLTVGAVIGASCGYLIAKIILSKFMTAMTGVLALSLTLVPYGFAELASSYGFIAVFVAACVFRHYERNHQYQQLVHDFAEQTVRVLVAVLMFFVGAYGSSGALNMMTPGMWGVALAIVFLIRPLTSMLALVGSDLSRKQRWAISFFGIRGIGSVYYLAYGLFHVDFPDARALWSIVLAVIIISIVIHGISAPSVMKRLDLGR is encoded by the coding sequence ATGTCATATTCAGCGCAGCGGCTGATCTCTTATGGTGAATTCGATGTGTTCAGTATTGATCTGTATGACATCGGTCTTTTGCTGGCGGGCCTCATCATTTTCATTGCATCACTTCTTCCGGGACTGGTGTCTGAAAAACGGCTGATCACGGTACCCATTTTCTATATGGGGTTAGGAGTCCTGGTTTTTATCCTGCCCTGGGCTCCACTGTTGCCGGACTTGGTGGATGACGTCGCGTGGCTGAAACGTGTTGCCGAACTCGGCGTGATCCTTTCCCTTACGTCAGCGGGACTGAAGCTCAACAGCCCTTTCGCGTGGGCAAGCTGGCGAATCAGTTGGCGGCTTTTGGTGTTGACCATGCCGCTGACTGTTGCCGCTTCGGCCTGGCTTGGCTGGTGGGCGGCCGGTCTACTTCCAGCCTCTGCCATTCTGCTGGGCGCAGTTATTTCGCCGACCGACCCCGTGCTCGCCGGCGATGTTGAAGTCCGTGCGCCGGACGAGCCGCAAGGGCCAAAAACCAGATTGGTTTTAAACACTGAGGCCGGCATTCACAATGAGCCGGAGCGATCCAAAACCAGGTTGGCATTAACCACAGAGGCCGGCATTAACGATAGTTTGGCGTTTCCATTTACCAACCTGGCCATTGCCGTGGCTCTGGTGGGATTGGCGCCATCGGGCTGGGTCGCCGGCTGGCTGGCCGTTGACGTTTTTTACAAACTCACGGTGGGCGCTGTTATCGGAGCCTCTTGCGGATATTTGATCGCCAAGATTATCTTGTCCAAATTCATGACGGCTATGACCGGGGTTCTAGCCCTAAGCCTCACTCTTGTTCCTTACGGATTCGCTGAGCTGGCCTCAAGCTATGGCTTTATCGCTGTTTTTGTTGCAGCCTGCGTCTTTCGCCACTACGAACGCAACCATCAGTATCAGCAACTGGTGCATGATTTTGCCGAGCAAACCGTGCGTGTGCTGGTGGCTGTCCTCATGTTTTTCGTCGGAGCTTATGGATCCAGTGGGGCCTTGAACATGATGACTCCCGGGATGTGGGGTGTCGCCTTGGCCATCGTTTTTCTCATTCGGCCCCTGACCAGCATGCTCGCTTTGGTTGGAAGCGACCTGTCGCGCAAACAACGCTGGGCGATTTCATTTTTCGGGATTCGCGGCATCGGCTCTGTTTACTACCTCGCTTACGGGCTTTTTCATGTGGATTTTCCCGACGCCAGGGCCCTCTGGAGTATCGTACTCGCCGTCATCATTATTTCGATCGTGATTCACGGGATCAGCGCGCCGAGTGTGATGAAACGCCTCGACTTGGGCCGATGA